Part of the Oryzias melastigma strain HK-1 linkage group LG11, ASM292280v2, whole genome shotgun sequence genome, ACTTCTGGTGGgggtcaaaaatatatattgagtcaataacaaaaaaaaaaaaactgtagaacACCTTGAACATTAAATATTCccaacattaaatattttaaaaagataattctGCAATGTTTTATCAAATCTATGTCTTAATACtcattttgtgcttttgtttgtttgctcccACCCCTGGCACCTTATTTTATTCTGTGTTGCATTTTGAAACTACTCTTCACCTCTGTTTAACTGTTGGGAATAGCTACTGTGCACAGTAATAACTAATTACTCTTTGCTGGAACCCACTAGGGTAAAATCAGTATTAAATTACCTTTTATTAAACTTGTGCAGATACTGGTAATGTTATAGATCTCTTTAAtaaggcaaaaaacaaaactagggCAAACAATGAGTTTAGCTGAAagtaattttcttcatttcacATTTACTATAGTAAAAGtacagtttataaaaaaaatcttataattcatttttatgactACTTTTAGTACACATGAATGTCCAGTAAAGAATAGATCTACAATATGATAACAAAATTGCTCTGCTATATCtgttaaatgctttttttaagaatatgaaacaataataaaataaattagaaacaaaTCGAAAGTTAGGCACAAGAGtccttttatttacaatttcacACACTAAatactaaacataaaaaaggtaaatctgctgcagtCCTCCTGTTCATCGAGCATCAAAAACAAccactgggggaaaaaaagtcaaggaaaagttaaaacattgcagaattctatttaaaagtttaatcttTGGTGAAAAAAAGGCAAgagtcatttattatttttaaacacacacacatgctgtgACAAAAAAAGGATACATCTTTTTGTTCTCTTCTTGTACATGATCCTGTAGCCACACTCTCTGCACCTGATAGGGTCACGAGCCTTGATTTCATTTTCAGTGTGACattctgaaagacaaaaactgaaactgtaGGTACATGTAATTTAGAGACATCTGACAGGAACGACATGCATaacatgaaaaaggaaaaaacaaaacttg contains:
- the polr2k gene encoding DNA-directed RNA polymerases I, II, and III subunit RPABC4: MDAQKELQPPKQQPMIYICGECHTENEIKARDPIRCRECGYRIMYKKRTKRLVVFDAR